The genomic stretch tttatatagcgcttttctaggcactcaaagcgcttcacagagtgagaacccatcattcattttttccAACTCATTcagtcatcattcattcaccggtgtgagcggcaccgggggcacgggtgaagtgtcctgcccaaggacacaacggcagcgattttggatggtaagaggcggggagcgaacctgcaaccctcaggtctctggcacggccgctctacccactacgccataccgccccaaagTGTGTGTAAGCTCAAGTTTGTTaatgtttttccttttttgaTCCACTTCAAAAAGCGCACTGATAAGAAGAGTACATCAAACTAAATGAGCGAGTTGGAAACATATTTGTGTGCAAATAGAAAGAACAACGCCTGTTGGAAATGTATGGACATATGGGACAGCTGTGTGTTGTCAGCATAACTGTGGAAATGATGTGTCTCCTGAGGAGGCAAACGAGTGAGGAGTGTCcagaccagatatctacatccctagattgattgttgtaaaatgttcattgtttactttcacacgtccattaaagatttgattcattttggctcaggtgtgattcactacaacagtgtttttcaaccttttttgagccaaggcacatttttttcattgaaaaaacccaaaggcacaccaccagcagaaatcattaaaatatgaaactcgatattgacaataaaaagtcgcgggatatgactttaaaccataactaagcatgcaacactatagctcttatctcaaagtaggtgtactgtcaccacctgtcacatcacaccctgacttatttggactttttttgctgttttcttatgtgtagtgttttacttcttgtcttgcgctcctattttggtggcttttcctgttttgttggttttttcctgtagcagtttcatgtctttaagcgatattccccgcgcctgctttgttttagcaatcaagaatattgcagttgtttttatccttctttgacgggacattgttgattgtcatgtcatgttcagatgtactttgtggacgccgtctgctccacacgctgtaagtctttgctgtcgtccagcattctgtttttcttcactttgtcgccagttcagttgtagtttcgttctgcatagcccgggggtcggcaacccgcggccctagagccgcatgcggctctttagcgccgccctagtggctctctggagatttttcaaaaatgtatgaagaatggaaaaagatgagggggggaaaaaatatatttttttgttttagtatggtttctgtaggaggacaaacatgacacaaacctccctaagtgttataaagcacactgtttatattaaacatgattcactgattcgagtatttggcgagcgccgttttgtcctacttattttggcggtccttgaactcaccgtatagcttgtttacatgtattgattgatataactttctccgactttctaggacgtgttttttgccactttttctgtctcattttgtccaccacacttttaacgttgtgcatgaatgcacaaaggtgagttttgttgatgttattgacttgtgtggagtgctaatcagacgtatttggtcactgcatgactgcaagctaatcgatgctaacatgctatttaggctagcgatgtgtacatattgcatcattatgcctcatttgtagctatatttgagctcatttagtttcctttaagtcctcttaattacatttatatctcatgacacactgtctgtatgtaatatggcttttaattttttgcggctccagacagatttgtttttgtatttttggtccaatatggctctttcaacattttgggttgccgacccctggcatagccttccctaagcttcaatgcctttttttttaggagcactcaccttttgttaatttttcagtttaagcattagacacctttttacctgcacactgcctcccgctgtcgtctgaaaaattgtgatcacgattagctacctgctgccacctactgatatgaaagagtattacacggttactctgccgacactcaacaacaacacatcatttgcagactaattactggtttgcaaaaaatgttataccccaaataggtgaaattagataatctcccacggcacaccagactgtatctcacgcggcacagtggttgaaaaacactgcactacaatagggccccacagcacactggattccagttaattgaaataccacaatactgcactgtatgtggactttgatcaaaactgctgcactttatatacttctgcactttaaaggaagctgctaaaatactgtaacttgaccgCCCACTGATTTGTAACTCACCTACCCTctagttaaaataccaatgattgtcacacacacacactaggtgtggtgaaatttgtcctctgcattttaaccatccccttgttcaccccctgggaggtgaggggagcagtgggcagcagcggtggccacgcccgggaatcatttttggtgatttaacccccaattccaacccttgatgctgagttttcaagcagggaagtaatgactcccatttttatagcctttggtttgaactcacaacctaccaatctcagggcggacactctaacccagtggttcttaacctgggttcgatcgaaccctaggggttcggtgagtcgggctcaggggttcggcggaggtcaagacacacccgactcatcgtgtgaataaaaacttctccctatcggcgtattacggatacggcaacagcagaagtcagactgatttgcaggtgtgtaatttgttgtgagtttatgcactgtgttggttttgttgtttgaacaaggtgatgttcatgcacggttcattttgtgcaccagtaataaaacatggtaacactttagtatggggaacacattcaccattaattacttgcttattaacatgcaaattagtaacatattggctcttaactagtcattattaagtacttaataatgccttattcggcatggccttattataaccctctaaccctggccctggccctaaccctctaaccctaaccaaataactctaaattaagtctttgttacttagaatatgttcccctagtgtccaaaaaactctaaattaagtctttgttacttagaatatgttccccatactaaagtgttaccaaaaacatataactttgtcttgaatttgaaaaataacattttagttttcactaaagaagggttcggtgaatgtgcatatgaaactggtggggttcagtacttccaacaaggttaagaaccactggtctaaccactaggccactgagtaggtggcctagtaTGTATTGTACTtgcattttaaattgtttatcattatgtcattttaatattgttgtgtattttcaatcctgTGTCATTTTATCGTggatgttagatgcaccatagaaggactacagatggaaattagcatggtgctaattggtgcagccatcttcttaatgtaactgcatattgtccttcaaataaacaaatacatagaaacaaacactggatattgttcagataagttgaatttaatttaagaacttgctcaAAAAGCAACACtgcaaacaaatgtaaagtgcagcACACTGAAGAGAAATGCACAGGAAATTGTTTACAAATTAGGTCAGCGCTGACTattacgtgcgcattttccgcgcatgtatactaggttgcgttgcgccggcggaaaagggggtcttaaacgatggcGTTGTGCgtgtgtggacagggataaggttaggtgggatacaTCCTGTATAACCTTAGTAAATAGTACAATAATACTTATGTAAATAGTAAAAAGAAGAGGACTTAAAACAGATCCTTGAGGGATACCAAATGTGATTTTGGGGGTCTTTGGAGAGCTTGTATCCATATAGCAAGAATGTTCTGTTTGAGAGATGGGAAGTGAACCACTTGTGAACAGTACCAGAGAGGCTCGGCGGGTGTTTGGGTGTACTCCAAAGAACGAGGTGAACTACTGGATCAAAAGCAGCACTAAGATCCAGTAGCTCCAAGACTGACACTTTTTGAGAATCAGCACTCAATCTgagatagacttagacaaacttcagtgacaagattttgtcttgatccgagatctacaaagcggagaggaagcaggacctgacccctctccaggcaccttttctttgaactgttttgtaaccaaacggtacggctgtttacgaccccccttcctttagaaacagctgttgccatgtaatcagggagagTCCAAATTAAAAGAGGagtcgtacaatctttcgtcagagcgtggtgggacactgtacaaggataaaggtctacgcgtttctcctcattgagccaaattaaattctgtctctgtttgattccttgcttctttgtctgtttgatggatgtcatcagtgtttgaacctgacaatagggttagggttagggaagactcttagttaatggcttactggtagtataataaggccatgcagaataagacattaataagtacttaatgactaattaaaggcctactgaaatgatttttttttatttaaacaggaatagcagatccattctgtgtgtcatacttgatcatttcgcgatattgccatatttttgctgaaaggatttagtagagaaaatcgacaaaaaagttcgcaacttttgctcgctgataaaaaaaagccttgcctgtaccagaagtagcgtgacgtcacaggagctagtattcctcacaattccccgttgtttacaatggagcgagagagattcggaccgagaaaatgatgattaccccattaatttgagcgaggatgaaagattcgtagatgaggaacgttacagtgaaggacttgagagacagtgatggacgtatcttttttcgctctgaccgtaacttaggtacaagctggctcattggattccacactctcctttttttattgtggatcacggatttgtattttaaaccacctcggatactatatcctcttgaaaatgagagtcgagaacgcgaaatggacattcagtgccttttatctccacgacaatacatcggcgaaatgcttaagctacgagctaacgtgatagcatcgtgctttaactgcatatagaaacaaaaaaataaagccctgactggaaggatagatagaaaatcaacaatactattaaaccgtggacatgtaaatacacggttaatgctttccaggctggcgaaggttaacaatgctgtgctaacgacgccattgaagctaacttagcaacttagcaacgggacctcacagagctatgctaaaaacattagctctccacctacgccagccagccctcatctactcatcaacacccgtgctcacctgcgttccagcgatcggcagaaggacgaaggacaaagtcaaggtgaagtcggcggctagcgcggctagcgctccaacaaagtcctcctggttgtgttgctgtagtccgctgctaatacactgatcccacctacaactgtcttctttgcagccttcattgttcattaaacaaattgcaaaagatgtccagaatactgtggaattatgaaatgaaaacagagctttttgtataggattctacgggtaccataacttccgttactcggacttcgtcacgcgcatacgtcatcataccgcgacgtttcagccggatatttcccgggaagttttaaaagtcactttataagttaacccggccgtattggcatgtgttgcaatgttaagatttcatcattgatatataaactatcagactgcgtggtcggtagtagtaggtttcagtaggcctttaagagccaatatgttactaatttgcatgttaataagcaactaattaatggtgaatatgttccccgtactaaagtgttaccattatttCTCAGCTATTGTGtataaaaccaaaaaaaaggcACAACATGAAATTAAAAtctcacttttattttgtaaaaaataaaatgctaaaaacagacataTGCTGCGTATACAAAGACAAACACTGTGTCTGTTTTGTTCTGTAGGTGACAAAGCCATACAACAACATGGTTTTTCAAAACGACAATAATATATCATAAGAAAATATATCTTCTATACATGTTCAAAATGTGGTCATAAAAAGAATATATTCAGGGGACGgcgtgagggttcctggttcgatctccGGCTTCTACCAAccgagtcacatccgttgtgtccttgagcaagacacttcacccttgctcctgatgggtcgtggttagcgctttgcatggcagctcccgccatcagtgtgtgaatgtggaaatagtgtcacagCGCTTTGAgtatgttgaaggtagaaaagcgcgatacaaatataacccatttaccattcagtAGTTGTCAGACTATTATAGAGAATAAAGCAGGATATGAAAACACAACTACTATACAGTAAAGGTAAACATGAAGATCCATACAACGGAAAGTGAACacacgtgacgtcacataaaccaaaATCATTCCACAAAATGGTAGAAAATAAACATATTGAAACATCTGTGGAAATTATTGAAATTATTTTAGGTATGGTTACTTCAgagctgttaaaggcctactgaaagccactactaccgaccacgcagtctgatagtttatatatcaatgatgaaatattaacattgcaacacatgccaatacggccggtttaacttataaagtgcaatctaaatttcctgcgaaatatccggctgaaaacgtctcggtatgatgacgtttgcgcgtgacgtcgcgggttgaagcagacattttggaatagcacggtggccggcttaagtcgtctgttttcatcacataattccacagtattctggacatctgtgttggtgaatcttttgcaatttgtttaatggacaatgaagacagcaaagaagaaagctgtaggtgggatcggtgtattagcggcggactacagcaacacaaccaggaggactttgagttggatagcagacgcgctatccgacgctagccgccgaccgcaccgatgatcgggtgaagtcctttgtcgcgccgtcgatcgctggaacgcaggtgagcacgggtggtgatgagcagatgagggctggcgtaggtggagagctaatgtttttagcatagctttgtcgaggtcctgtagctaagttagcttcaatggcgtcgttagcaacagcattgctaggcttcgccaggcgggacagcattaaccgtgtggttacaggtccagggtttggttcggtgtctcctgatagtagaagtaataatagtattgttgatcttctgtctatccttccagtcaggggcatgtttcttctgtttctatccgcagttaagcacaatgctatcacgttagctccgaagctaaagtgcttcaccgatgtattgtcgtggagataaaagtcactgtgaatgtccatttcgcgttctcgactctcattttcaagaggatatagtatccgaggtggtttaaaatacaaatccgtgatccacaatagaaaaaggagaaagtgtagaatccaatgagccagcttgtacctaagttacagtcagagcgaaaaaagatacaccctggcttcctgcactgcactctaatccttcactgtcactttcctcatccacaaatctttcatcctcgctcaaattaatggggtaatcgtctctttctcggtctgaatcgctctcgctgctggtgtaaacaatgtgcagatgtgaggcgctcttcaacctgtgacgtcacgctacttccggtacaggcaaggctttttttttatcagcgatcaaaagttgcaaactttatcgtcaatgttctctactaaatcctttcagcaaaaatatggcaatatcgccaaatgatcaagtatgacacatagaaaggatctgctatccccatttaaataaaaaaaatctcatttcagtaggcctttaagatagtcCATCATAAGGGAAACAAttgttaaaacaaacaaacaactaaGGATGTGATTCACCAGCAGcatatgaacaattaacacaATTAACACATAAGTGAAATTACATGAAGGAATATAAAATCATAGGCAAAGTGGTGTTAaaaacacattaaaggcctactgaaattattttttttatttaaacgttaatagcagatccattctgtgtgtcatacttgatcatttcgcgatattgccatatttttgctgaaaggatttagtagagaaaatcgacgataaagttcgcaacttttgctcgctgataaaaaaaagccttgcctgtaccggaagtagcgtgacgtcacaggagctaggattcctcacaatttcccattgtttacaatggagcgagagagattcggaccgagaaagtgatgattaccccattaatttgagcgaggatgaaagattcgtagatgaggaacgttacagtgaaggacttgagaggcagcgatggacgtatcttttttcgctctgaccgtaacttaggtacaagctggctcattggattccacactctcctttttctattgtagatcacagatttgtattttaaaccacctgggatactatatcctcttgaaaatgagagtcgagaacgcgaaatggacattcagtgccttttatctccacgacaatacatcggcgaaatgctttagctacgagctaacgtgatagcatcttgctttaactgcatatagaaacaaaagaaataaacccctgactggaaggatagatagaaaatcaacaatactattaaaccgtggacatgtaaatacacggttaatgctttccaggctggcgaaggttaacaatgctgtgctaacgacaccattgaagctaacttagcaaccggactgcacagagctatgctaaaaacattagctctccacctacgccagccagccctcatttgctcatcaatacccgtgctcacctgcgtaccaacgatcggcagaaggacgaaggacttcacccgatgcgtttggcggcccggagacgtaggaagtcaaggtgaagtcggcggctagcgcggctagcgctccaacaaagtcctcctggttgtgttgctgtagtccgctgctaatacactgatcccacctacaactgtcttctttgcagccttcattgttcattaaaaaaattgcaaaagatgtccagaatactgtggaattatgaaatgaaaacagagctttttgtataggattctacggggtaccataacttccgttactcggacttcgtcacgcgcatacgtcatcatgccgcaacgtttcagccggatatttcccgggaaattttaaatgtcactttataagttaacccggccgtattggcatgtgttgcaatgttaagatttcatcattgatatataaactatcagactgcgttgtcgctagtagtggctttcagtaggcctttaaatatcagcATGTTAGCCAGATATATTTAATTACCATACAACAGGCCAACATTAAAGCACAATTTGAAGCAACAGCTGTTTTCCTAATGTAATCAGAGCTATTGACTGCATACACATTGCTATAAAAGCACCATCACATGATGAATATGTAAATGTCAACAGGAAACATATTTAATAGGATCAATGGACAGATCATATGTGATGTGCAAATGCAACGAACAACATTGTAGTGATGTGTCCTGGTTCCACACATGATTCTTACATTGTAAGTAACAGCATGGTTGGGAACAGACTACAAGCTGGCATTGTGTGTGATGGCTGGCTTCTTGGCGACTACATTTATTTATGGCATTGTCCAAATATTCATCTCTGTGATGCACATTGAGCACATGTGTACCCCAAATGTTATATCTCGTCATTACAGCATCATCATGCACAGTTGCACTAACTTGCAACACAAGTagaattgacaacatttttacagtCCGGCAAGAAACACCTCCAACTTGGTGAAATTCTTCATTTTCACCCTCTTACTCATTGTCTTCGTGTTTTTTGACTGTGCAGAGTGGGAGATCTCAGGCACATGGCTAATTGAAATATTATTTGTGCATTTAAATGGAGTTATTGACAGGGAGGGGCAGGCCACGCCAACATGTGCGTCCATTTTCTCGTTAAATGGAGGTCTTTGATTAATGCGTGCACACACTTTTAAATATATGAATATTTGGTGCATTTGACATTTTCTGAAATCAAGCATACACGTTTTTTTGGGTAGAAAATCCACACcagtcttaatacatgaggccccaggcgAACTGGAAGGTGTAGTTTCATGTTGTTGGTGTTCAAAGTCAGACATTCTGGAGGCGGCGAAAGCATCACTGAAGAAGACTACAATTCCTCCCCAGCTAGACTCATCAGGTGTGTCTCGTCTGAAGAAGTAACCAAGCACTgtaagcatcatctatcttactatTCAGGAAAGTTTCAGATACACAGAAGACATGAGGTCATGTAGAGTTAAATTCATGCCCTCGATGAACCAAATTTGTACAAATATCTAAAATATTTGCAAGAGAAGCAGTGAACTTATCTTGAGAAGGTCCTGTGTTTGGGTGGATGTTTCCACATATGAACAACATattacagcttaaaggcctactgaaatgattttttaaatttaaacggggatagcagatccattctatgtgtcatacttgatcatttcgcgatattgccatatttttgctgaaaggatttagtagagaacaacgacgataaagttcacaacttttggtcgctgataaaaaaaagccttgcctataccggaagtagcgtgacgtcacaggaggtaatattcctcacaattttccttggtgagattcggagcgacaaagcgacgattaccccattaatttgagcgaggatgaaagattcgtggatgaggaacgttagagttaagaactagaggcagtgcaggacgtatcttttttcgctctgaccgtaacttaggtacaagctggctcattggattccacactctctcctttttctattgtggatcacgtatttgtattttaaaccacctcggatactatatcctcttgaaaatgagagtcgagcacgcaaaatggacattcacagtgacttttatctccacggcaatacatctgtgacacacttagctactgagctaacgtgatagcatcgttctcaaatgcagatagaaacaaaatacataaatccctgactggaaggatagacagaagatcaacaatactattaaaccatggacatgtaactacacggttaataattctcagcctggcaaagcttaacaatgctgttgctaaagacgctaaggctaacttagcaacttagcaaccggacctcacagagctatgataaaaacattagcgctccacctacgccagccagccctcatctgctcctcaacacccgtgctcacctgcgttccagcgatcgacggcgcgacgaaggacttcatccgtgggtttggcggctagcatcggctaggcgtctgctatcagggtaagtagtccttgttgtgttgctacagccagccgctaatacaccgatcccacctacaacgttcttctatgcagcctccattgttcattaaacaaattgcaaaatattcaccaacacagatgtccagaatactgtggaattatgaaatgaaaacagagctttttctacgggctccgaatacttcccttgccctcgtgacgtcacacgcatacgtcagcataataaaacgttttcaaccggaagtgtggcgggaaatttaaaattgcactttataagttaacccggccgtattggcatgtgttgcaatgttaagatttcatcattgatatataaactatcagactgcgtggtcggtagtagtggctttcagtaggcctttaaattcatgCCCTCGATGAACCAAATTTGTACAAATATCTCAAATATTTGCAAGAGAAGCAGTGAACTTATCTTGAGAAGGTCCTGTGTTTGGGTGGATGTTTCCACATATGAACAACATATTACAGCTTAAATAGCTGATTAACTATTCTCCCTTGTGTGTTTTTAAGTGTTGGACTGCGTCTGTATTATGATGGAACTTTTTGCAGCAGATTGAACAactgaatggtttttctcctgtgtgagaTCTGAGGTGTTGAGTCAAATTTCTCTTAATAGAAAAGCTTTTGTCACAAATtgaacagttaaatggtttttcacccgtGTGTAATCTTACATGTTCAGTCAAATGACTGTTGTTTGAAaatcttttgccacaaactgaacaattaaacctTTTATCatccgtgtgtgttctcatgtgttgagtcaaatagctcttaatagaaaagcttttgccacaaactgaacagttgaaggatttctctcctgtgtgtagtCTTGTATGCTGGGTCAAGTAGCCGTTTCGAGAAaatcttttaccacaaactgaacagttaaatggtttttcacctgtgtgtgttccaaTGTGTTGATTCAAATGTGCCTTCAGATAAaaccttttaccacaaactgaacagttaaatggtttttcacccgtGTGGGTTCTTTTGTGTCGAGTTAAACCTTGCTTAAAAACAAAGCTTTTTCCACAAACTGCGcaaataaatggtttttctcctgtgtgtgttctcatgtgttgaatcAAAATGCTCTTTCTAGTCAAACTTTTGCCACAAATTGAGCAAATCGACCTCgctttacctctcttctttttaGAGCATTTAGTGTCCtggttgtcagtgtgagtcctcatatcaccttcacagtctgtatcgctgctcaaagttacttcaacctcgtcttcagcctcactatctgatagtggagctaagaggttgtctacttgtggtttctcttcatcatcttcagtcttcacagagagaatactcagtggaaacttggtgtaatcagcttcctctcgtcctagaagacactctccctcctgagtgatgcagagttcctcctcttcctttttaatgcagggtggttgtggagtctcctgcttcaaagtggagctcccccctaactgtggggaaacttcttctgggtGACAAATCAGCTGCTGGACATCTGTGggacacaaacacacttcacACACCTTCTtcaatgtatgtactgtatgtgtgtgtagtgtttcatggccattcatttagtgccttgccagaatgatggatcaatgtttacatgacttggCTGAGACTCGAACTAGTGAAGCTAAAACCACAGAAAATAGAAAACATCTGTGTTGATGGACATTAGGATACGACAAACTAccagtgggggaaaaaaatcaatatgGTATTTTATCGCAACATTGGTCTgaaaatatatctatttttaagaaGTCGACAGTAACAAAGTAGAGAAAAAAGGTTTTACATTTAAGTGGCAAGAAATGTGACCCACTGTCTGTGCAATTACAATGAATGGAAATAGATCGTGTGAATTACTTTGTTTTTTGACACAGTTTGACCAATAAATTATTACTGTCATTAGTGTACTACTTGTATTTTAAGCTATGATTTACATTTTTCTGTGAAATTTGTAGAATATCGCAATATATCTCCATGTTTCAAATATTGCAGTATTGTATAGTGACTCAATTTTCTATTCAAATTTCTATttttaagtcaaagcataattGTACTGC from Entelurus aequoreus isolate RoL-2023_Sb linkage group LG17, RoL_Eaeq_v1.1, whole genome shotgun sequence encodes the following:
- the LOC133631890 gene encoding zinc finger protein OZF-like — protein: MDDYCYAKMATSAKREHERESAPPTSSKSPTEIKTKDEDVQQLICHPEEVSPQLGGSSTLKQETPQPPCIKKEEEELCITQEGECLLGREEADYTKFPLSILSVKTEDDEEKPQVDNLLAPLSDSEAEDEVEVTLSSDTDCEGDMRTHTDNQDTKCSKKKRGKARSICSICGKSLTRKSILIQHMRTHTGEKPFICAVCGKSFVFKQGLTRHKRTHTGEKPFNCSVCGKRFYLKAHLNQHIGTHTGEKPFNCSVCGKRFSRNGYLTQHTRLHTGEKSFNCSVCGKSFSIKSYLTQHMRTHTDDKRFNCSVCGKRFSNNSHLTEHVRLHTGEKPFNCSICDKSFSIKRNLTQHLRSHTGEKPFSCSICCKKFHHNTDAVQHLKTHKGE